The DNA region ACCGACATCCTTCGGATAGTCCGCGCGCATTCCGATCCGGTCGTCCTCGGGGTGATCGTCACCCTCTATATCGAGAACGTGCCCAAGGAGGGCGTGAACCGGGTGCTGCATTTCGGCGCCGACGGTGTGGTGCAGAGCAATTTTACCGCGGAGCAGCTTATCCACTATTCCCTGATGGTGTACGAGCGCACGCACAAGGAGCCCCCGTCCCTGAAGCTCCGTAACGTAAGACTCAACCCCTCGCTTCCCCCGGAGTACATCGTGATTAAGCTGGTCTCCCCGCTCGACGAGCAGTCCATATTGGGGGTACTCATCGATCTGAGTCTCGGCGGGATGGCCATTAAATTGGTGGGCACTTATTCGAAAACCGCGATAGAGAAGGGTATGCACTTCAATAATATCGAGTTTATTCTGTTGGGGCATGAGATGCGCGTCGACGGGATAGTCGCGGCGTTCGCGAAAGACGTATGCGCGGTTATTTTTACCCAGATGACTCAGGCCGACAGGCACGAAATCTGTCAGTTTATCTTTATGAAACTTTCTAATCTGATATAACGGGAATAACCGATGGACGCAGACGTATCGAATAATAAACCCATGTTCCGCCTCGATAAATGGGTCAACGTGTATGAACTGGCCTTCGACCTCGCTATCGCGGCGGCAACCGCGTTGATCTACCGCGCCGCCGCACCGGTAACCGGATTGATCCTTGTCGATAACAACCCTTTCCAGATGATCCCCGTGATGGCCGCGGCGGAATTCTTCATCATGCTGTTTTTCGGGCAGATATACCGGGCGTATAACGACGAGATGCTCAATCCGCCGCGAATCCTCAGCGCGTTTTCCGATATC from Brevinematales bacterium includes:
- a CDS encoding PilZ domain-containing protein codes for the protein MNILIYTQSKFILEHFVDTFFPAGISVFHCDSTLMIDRNIITHQIDILYIDLTGENIREATDILRIVRAHSDPVVLGVIVTLYIENVPKEGVNRVLHFGADGVVQSNFTAEQLIHYSLMVYERTHKEPPSLKLRNVRLNPSLPPEYIVIKLVSPLDEQSILGVLIDLSLGGMAIKLVGTYSKTAIEKGMHFNNIEFILLGHEMRVDGIVAAFAKDVCAVIFTQMTQADRHEICQFIFMKLSNLI